From Deltaproteobacteria bacterium, a single genomic window includes:
- a CDS encoding RNB domain-containing ribonuclease — protein MTDLPFVTIDYDQSRDLDQAVFAARRGGGFEVVYAIADAAWFAPPDGPVFADALARGASFYLPGLMIPMLPRELCEDLASLREGVDRRALAFCMRVDADGRALATDVRRARVRSRRKLTYDGVQRHYDEGILGGQDYTETLDVVREVGVRRRALADARDVVRYDRLELVLDLTGDGRHVRIRGARRNRAQQVNEELSLLCNVEGARLLAGKPAVFRVHPPPPAEALDGLCAAIEELIAVRRLDPAVWRWRRAEGESLADYVDRLPDGDRLSDALQRQAMLIAEPARYSTRPGPHWGIGAAAYARLSAPMREIVGIVNELALVGPPAPATLVDRAVDAGNRARDLQRQLDKDAHRVALDWLFERDRARPLGQRPVRTGTVMGAKATKLYVRLDEPPIEVKVYGDYRVDGRFEVVAGRRRIRVGDEVAVVVADRRADDRWVLQLA, from the coding sequence ATGACCGACTTGCCGTTCGTCACGATCGACTACGACCAGTCGCGCGACCTCGACCAGGCGGTGTTCGCGGCGCGCCGCGGCGGCGGCTTCGAGGTCGTCTACGCGATCGCCGACGCGGCGTGGTTCGCGCCGCCGGACGGGCCGGTGTTCGCCGACGCGCTCGCGCGCGGCGCGAGCTTCTACCTGCCCGGCCTGATGATCCCGATGCTGCCGCGCGAGCTGTGCGAGGACCTGGCGTCGCTGCGCGAGGGCGTAGACCGGCGCGCGCTCGCGTTTTGCATGCGCGTCGACGCCGACGGCCGCGCGCTTGCGACCGACGTGCGCCGCGCGCGCGTTCGCAGCCGCCGCAAGCTCACGTACGACGGCGTCCAGCGCCACTACGACGAGGGCATCCTCGGCGGCCAGGACTACACGGAGACGCTCGACGTGGTGCGCGAGGTCGGCGTGCGGCGCCGCGCGCTGGCCGACGCGCGCGACGTGGTGCGCTACGACCGGCTCGAACTCGTGCTGGACCTCACCGGTGACGGGCGCCACGTTCGCATCCGCGGCGCGCGGCGCAATCGGGCGCAACAGGTCAACGAGGAGCTGTCGCTCCTGTGCAACGTCGAGGGCGCGCGGCTGCTCGCCGGCAAGCCGGCGGTGTTTCGCGTGCACCCGCCGCCGCCCGCGGAGGCGCTCGACGGACTGTGCGCGGCGATCGAGGAGCTGATCGCCGTACGCCGGCTCGACCCGGCCGTGTGGCGGTGGCGGCGCGCGGAGGGCGAGTCGCTCGCCGACTACGTGGACCGTCTGCCCGACGGCGACCGGCTGTCGGACGCACTCCAGCGCCAGGCGATGTTGATCGCGGAACCGGCGCGTTACTCGACGCGACCCGGTCCGCACTGGGGCATCGGCGCCGCGGCCTACGCGCGGCTGTCGGCGCCGATGCGCGAGATCGTCGGCATCGTCAACGAGCTGGCGCTGGTCGGACCGCCCGCGCCCGCGACCCTCGTCGACCGCGCGGTCGACGCGGGCAACCGCGCGCGCGACCTTCAGCGCCAACTCGACAAGGACGCGCACCGCGTCGCGCTCGACTGGCTGTTCGAGCGCGATCGGGCCAGGCCGCTCGGGCAGCGCCCCGTGCGGACCGGCACCGTGATGGGCGCCAAGGCGACCAAGCTGTACGTGCGGCTCGACGAGCCGCCGATCGAGGTCAAGGTGTACGGCGACTATCGGGTGGACGGTCGTTTCGAGGTCGTCGCCGGCCGCCGGCGGATCCGCGTGGGCGACGAGGTCGCGGTGGTGGTCGCGGACCGCCGCGCCGACGACCGGTGGGTGCTGCAGCTCGCGTGA
- a CDS encoding low molecular weight phosphotyrosine protein phosphatase, with protein MRICFVCLGNICRSPTAEAVMRHLIRERGLDDQIVVDSAGTDAYHAGEPPDARAVAAARRRGIEVGGTARRFRRADFARFDYVIAMDTDNYDRLRRLAPDAAARAKVHLLRSFDPNAGDDLDVPDPYYGGRAGFDRVLDLCDAACRGLLDRIAP; from the coding sequence GTGCGCATCTGCTTCGTCTGCCTCGGCAACATCTGCCGGTCCCCGACCGCGGAGGCGGTGATGCGGCATCTGATTCGCGAGCGCGGCCTCGACGACCAGATTGTCGTCGACAGTGCCGGCACGGACGCCTACCACGCGGGGGAGCCGCCGGACGCCCGCGCGGTGGCGGCGGCGCGTCGCCGCGGCATCGAAGTCGGTGGCACCGCGCGCCGCTTTCGCCGCGCCGACTTCGCCCGGTTCGACTACGTGATCGCGATGGACACCGACAACTACGACCGCCTGCGCAGGCTCGCTCCCGACGCCGCTGCCCGCGCCAAGGTGCACCTGCTTCGGTCGTTCGACCCGAACGCCGGCGACGATCTGGACGTGCCCGACCCGTACTATGGCGGCCGCGCCGGGTTCGATCGCGTGCTCGACCTGTGCGACGCCGCGTGCCGGGGCCTGCTCGACCGCATCGCGCCATGA
- a CDS encoding fructosamine kinase, producing MTPHVADAVARRLGAAVVGARPVGGGDINDAYAVDLADGRRVFVKVNARAPDDLFAAEAHGLAWLAEAAALRVPKVLAIGPAFLVLEYLAPGRRARDYDEQFGRGLAALHRFGAPQFGLDRDNYIGRLPQANAPCADWAEFYRSRRLVPQVRRAADAGWIGGSLRASLDRLCDRIDVAVGPAEPPARLHGDLWSGNAHVGPAGEPCLIDPAAYGGHREVDLAMMQLFGGFGARVFDAYAEAYPLAPDWRDRMPLYQLYFLLVHVNLFGAGYVPQVEAALRRCP from the coding sequence ATGACGCCGCACGTGGCAGACGCGGTCGCGCGCCGTCTCGGTGCGGCGGTCGTCGGGGCGCGCCCGGTCGGCGGCGGCGACATCAACGACGCCTACGCGGTCGACCTCGCCGACGGCCGGCGCGTGTTCGTCAAGGTCAACGCGCGCGCGCCGGACGATCTGTTCGCCGCCGAGGCCCACGGCCTCGCGTGGCTCGCCGAGGCGGCCGCTTTGCGCGTGCCGAAGGTGCTCGCCATCGGGCCGGCGTTCCTGGTGCTCGAATACCTGGCGCCCGGCCGCCGCGCGCGCGACTACGACGAGCAGTTCGGGCGCGGGTTGGCGGCGCTGCACCGGTTCGGCGCGCCGCAGTTCGGCCTCGACCGGGACAACTACATCGGCCGGCTGCCGCAGGCGAACGCGCCCTGCGCGGACTGGGCCGAGTTCTATCGGTCGCGGCGGCTCGTGCCCCAGGTGCGGCGGGCGGCGGACGCCGGGTGGATCGGCGGCTCGTTGCGAGCCTCGCTCGACCGGCTGTGCGACCGCATCGACGTCGCCGTCGGCCCGGCGGAGCCGCCAGCGCGGCTGCACGGCGACCTGTGGTCGGGCAACGCCCACGTGGGCCCGGCCGGCGAGCCGTGCCTGATCGACCCGGCCGCGTACGGCGGCCACCGCGAGGTCGATCTGGCGATGATGCAGCTATTCGGCGGGTTCGGCGCGCGGGTCTTCGATGCGTACGCCGAGGCCTACCCGCTGGCGCCCGACTGGCGCGACCGCATGCCGCTTTACCAGTTGTACTTTCTGCTCGTGCACGTGAATCTGTTCGGAGCCGGGTACGTCCCGCAGGTCGAGGCCGCGCTGCGCCGTTGCCCGTAG
- a CDS encoding CBS domain-containing protein: MAVRYTRGVGEGGAVNTQIRTVLEAKGSHVETIGPDATVADAVRRMNEARIGALLVVDEQGGRQRPAGIFTERDVLTRVVAAGRDPAATSVREVMSTPLVVIRPETTVQEAMMVVTEKRCRHLPVMRGDDLVGLVSIGDLTRALLREQQAKIDDLVTYITWG, translated from the coding sequence ATGGCCGTACGCTATACTCGCGGCGTCGGGGAAGGAGGCGCGGTGAACACGCAGATTCGCACGGTTCTGGAGGCCAAGGGCTCTCACGTCGAGACGATCGGGCCCGATGCGACGGTGGCTGACGCCGTGAGGCGCATGAACGAGGCGCGCATCGGCGCTCTCCTGGTGGTCGACGAGCAGGGCGGGCGGCAGCGCCCCGCCGGCATCTTCACCGAGCGCGACGTGCTCACGCGCGTCGTCGCCGCCGGTCGCGATCCGGCCGCGACCTCGGTGCGGGAGGTGATGAGCACACCTCTGGTCGTGATCCGGCCGGAGACGACGGTGCAGGAGGCGATGATGGTCGTCACCGAAAAGCGCTGCCGCCACTTGCCGGTCATGCGCGGCGACGACCTCGTCGGCCTCGTGTCGATCGGCGATCTCACCCGCGCGCTGCTGCGGGAGCAGCAGGCCAAGATCGACGATCTGGTCACGTACATCACCTGGGGGTGA